The Pseudomonas eucalypticola genome has a window encoding:
- the ureG gene encoding urease accessory protein UreG gives MNTQPLRVGIGGPVGSGKTALTLALCLALRERYNLAVVTNDIYTREDADFLVRNEALAPERIIGVETGGCPHTAIREDASINLEAVDQLNRRFPGLDLILVESGGDNLSATFSPELSDLTLYVIDVSAGDKLPRKGGPGICKSDLLVINKIDLAPLVGASLEMMDSDTRRMRGDKPFVFSNQKTGQGLEAIIAFIERQGLLTAA, from the coding sequence TCGGCATTGGCGGCCCGGTCGGTTCCGGCAAGACCGCCCTGACCCTGGCCCTGTGCCTGGCGTTGCGCGAGCGCTACAACCTGGCCGTGGTCACCAACGACATCTACACCCGCGAAGACGCCGACTTTCTGGTGCGCAACGAGGCCCTGGCGCCCGAGCGCATCATCGGCGTGGAAACCGGCGGCTGCCCGCACACCGCCATTCGCGAGGATGCCTCCATCAACCTGGAGGCCGTGGACCAACTCAACCGCCGTTTCCCCGGCCTGGACCTGATTCTGGTGGAGTCGGGCGGCGACAACCTCTCGGCCACCTTCAGCCCCGAACTATCGGACCTGACCCTCTACGTGATCGATGTGTCGGCCGGCGACAAGCTGCCACGCAAGGGCGGCCCGGGCATCTGCAAATCCGACCTGCTGGTGATCAACAAGATCGACCTGGCCCCCCTGGTCGGCGCGTCTCTGGAAATGATGGACAGCGACACCCGCCGCATGCGCGGCGACAAGCCGTTCGTGTTCAGCAACCAGAAGACCGGCCAGGGCCTTGAAGCCATCATCGCCTTCATCGAGCGCCAGGGCCTGCTGACCGCTGCCTGA